In the Telopea speciosissima isolate NSW1024214 ecotype Mountain lineage chromosome 2, Tspe_v1, whole genome shotgun sequence genome, one interval contains:
- the LOC122650413 gene encoding disease resistance protein At4g27190-like: MAVVAALSVVVGPITELVKAVIPLCRRHLGYLVHYKRNINELREQMNKLEKLRTDVGQSVDVDRSRGQVIKEMREVRSWLDGVDAAIVLLQENKGCCFQWDCGRAHYHVGKEAKRKTDVVINLLREEAQFDGSVSIPPPPPLGIESMSSMLDFQVFEPTKLAMEQIMEALEDKKFNFIGVYGMGGVGKTTMMNELAKKLKKEGFFDQVVMVTVSQNLILKKIQDEIGENLGFKIEEEAESVRARRLSARIEQEERILIILDDLWNPLKLTKVGIPCGDRVIGDIIGGNDGRRCNCNVIITTRFLEVCDQMSTQYNVEVMLLEEADAWKLFGMSVGGDRVNSSELNEVAREVVKECGGLPVALVTVGKALRNKDRTIWVDALAQLKRSIPSRILGMQKQEDLLPYVWAEDIFEAIENINEARNRLHTVLDTLKRSSLLLNVEDRRRNGCVRMHDIIRDVAIWIASQEDQHGFVVKAGRGLEEWPNMENLRNCKRLSLMQNKINKFPEQMSYCSQLGTISLRDNRSLREILDGCFEGMKSLKVLDLRNTDIVSIPSSFSWLTEQLRVLHLNIVKSSLDLSALGNMKKLEILNLSSSLGLRTLPKEIGGLTNLKSLDLSRNSRLIIPPKILSKLSRLEELHVLQSFDGWEVDEGSKKDGSSCSSSKACLSEVASLARLTRVELVVSNIECLMSSNTTISLQLGAQNLTHFYIGCSFIPMRRTVAWSSYIIPIEGNYEATLLF; the protein is encoded by the exons ATGGCAGTTGTCGCCGCATTGTCAGTTGTTGTTGGACCTATTACTGAATTGGTCAAGGCTGTGATTCCTCTTTGTCGGCGCCATCTTGGTTATCTTGTTCACTACAAGAGAAACATTAATGAGCTTCGAGAGCAAATGAATAAACTTGAAAAACTGAGAACAGATGTTGGGCAGTCCGTTGATGTCGATCGAAGCCGAGGACAAGTGATCAAAGAAATG AGAGAAGTACGAAGTTGGTTAGATGGAGTTGATGCCGCCATAGTACTACTTCAAGAGAACAAGGGATGTTGCTTCCAATGGGACTGTGGCCGTGCTCATTATCATGTGGgcaaagaagcaaaaaggaagaCCGATGTAGTCATTAATCTCCTAAGGGAAGAAGCCCAATTTGATGGCTCTGTGTCAattcctcctccacctcctcttGGCATAGAATCCATGTCTTCAATGCTTGATTTCCAAGTTTTTGAGCCCACTAAGTTGGCGATGGAGCAAATTATGGAAGCGTTGGAGGACAAGAAGTTCAACTTCATCGGAGTTTATGGGATGGGTGGGGTCGGTAAGACGACCATGATGAATGAATTGGCAAAGAAACTGAAAAAAGAAGGGTTTTTTGATCAGGTTGTGATGGTCACCGTGTCTCAAAACCTTATTTTGAAGAAGATTCAAGATGAAATTGGAGAGAACTTGGGGTTCAAAATCGAGGAAGAAGCCGAATCGGTAAGAGCAAGACGTTTATCGGCGAGAATTGAGCAAGAGGAACGAATCCTCATAATCTTGGACGATCTATGGAACCCATTGAAATTAACGAAGGTTGGCATTCCTTGTGGAGACAGAGTGATCGGCGACATAATTGGCGGCAACGATGGAAGAAGATGCAATTGCAACGTCATTATCACAACAAGATTCTTAGAAGTGTGCGATCAAATGAGCACCCAATACAATGTTGAAGTGATGTTATTAGAGGAAGCAGATGCATGGAAGCTATTTGGAATGAGCGTAGGTGGTGATCGAGTGAACTCCTCAGAGCTGAATGAAGTGGCCAGGGAAGTTGTTAAAGAATGTGGGGGTTTGCCGGTGGCACTTGTTACAGTTGGAAAGGCACTACGAAATAAGGACCGGACCATATGGGTTGATGCACTTGCCCAACTGAAGAGGTCAATCCCATCGAGAATTCTAGGTATGCAAAAACAA GAAGATTTGCTTCCTTATGTGTGGGCTGAGGATATATTTGAAGCAATTGAAAACATAAATGAAGCCagaaataggttgcatacggtgTTGGACACACTTAAGCGGTCAAGTTTGTTGTTAAATGTTGAGGATCGTAGAAGAAATGGATGTGTTAGGATGCACGATATCATTCGAGATGTCGCCATTTGGATTGCATCACAGGAAGATCAACATGGCTTTGTTGTAAAAGCTGGAAGAGGACTGGAGGAGTGGCCAAATATGGAGAACCTAAGAAATTGCAAGCGACTCTCGCTAATGCAAAACAAAATCAATAAGTTCCCCGAACAGATGAGTTATTGCTCCCAACTCGGGACCATATCATTACGGGATAATCGATCTTTGAGGGAAATCCTTGATGGATGTTTTGAGGGTATGAAATCACTCAAAGTTCTAGATCTCCGAAACACAGATATTGTTTCAATACCATCGTCATTCTCATGGTTAACGGAGCAGCTTCGAGTGTTACATCTAAATATAGTTAAGTCTTCTTTAGATTTGTCAGCACTTGGGAACATGAAGAAACTTGAAATACTCAACCTAAGTAGCTCCCTCGGATTAAGGACCTTGCCAAAAGAAATAGGGGGCTTGACAAATCTAAAGTCCTTGGATTTGTCAAGAAACTCTAGGTTGATTATTCCCCCAAAAATCTTGTCCAAGTTATCTCGCTTAGAAGAACTCCATGTATTGCAAAGCTTTGATGGGTGGGAGGTCGATGAAGGATCAAAAAAAGATGGTAGTAGTTGTAGTAGTAGTAAGGCTTGTTTGTCTGAGGTGGCATCCTTGGCTCGTTTGACAAGGGTTGAATTAGTGGTATCAAACATAGAATGCCTCATGAGTTCCAATACCACCATCTCATTACAATTGGGTGCACAAAACTTGACCCATTTTTATATTGGGTGCTCATTCATTCCGATGCGGAGGACTGTAGCTTGGAGTTCTTATATTATCCCCATTGAAGGTAATTATGAAGCTACGCTGTTAttttga
- the LOC122650414 gene encoding probable disease resistance protein At1g61310 — protein MSLEIKWINLKNSQGRGHEIKEVVRSWLDRDDATQREVRSWLDGVDDAATILLQENKGCCFQWDCGRAHYRVGKEAKRKTTDVVINLLKEAGQFDSSVSIPPPPPPGIESMPSMLDFQAFEPIKLAMEQIMEALEDKKFDFVRIYGMGGVGKTTMMNELAKKLKNERVFDRIVMITISQNIILNKIQADIAKNLGFKFEEANESVRARRLFARIEQEKRILIILDDLWEPLTLTDIGILYGDRVIGDIIGCNDGRRCNN, from the coding sequence ATGAGCTTAGAAATCAAATGGATAAACTTGAAAAACTCTCAAGGACGAGGACATGAGATCAAAGAAGTGGTAAGAAGTTGGTTAGATAGAGATGATGCCACACAAAGAGAAGTAAGAAGTTGGTTAGATGGAGTTGATGATGCCGCCACAATACTACTTCAAGAGAACAAGGGATGTTGCTTCCAATGGGACTGTGGCCGTGCTCATTATCGTGTGGgcaaagaagcaaaaaggaagaCCACCGATGTAGTCATTAATCTCCTAAAGGAAGCTGGCCAATTTGATTCTTCTGTGTCAattcctcctccacctcctcctggCATAGAATCCATGCCGTCAATGCTTGATTTCCAAGCTTTTGAGCCCATCAAGTTGGCGATGGAGCAAATTATGGAAGCGTTGGAGGACAAGAAGTTCGACTTCGTCAGAATTTATGGGATGGGCGGGGTCGGTAAAACGACCATGATGAATGAATTGGCAAAGAAACTTAAAAACGAAAGGGTCTTTGATCGGATTGTGATGATCACCATATCTCAAAACATTATTTTGAATAAGATTCAAGCTGATATTGCAAAGAACCTGGGGTTCAAATTCGAAGAAGCAAATGAATCGGTAAGGGCAAGACGTTTATTTGCCAGAATTGAGCAAGAGAAACGAATCCTCATAATCTTGGATGATCTATGGGAACCACTGACATTAACCGATATTGGAATTCTCTATGGAGACAGAGTGATCGGCGACATAATTGGCTGCAATGATGGAAGAAGATGCAATAATTGA
- the LOC122650415 gene encoding probable disease resistance protein At4g27220, which yields MNEARNRLHTVLDTLKRSSLLLNVDNPTRNGCVRMHDIVRDVAIWIASHEDQHGFVVKAGSGLEEWPNMENLRNCKQLSLMQNEINKFPEQMGYCSQLGTISLRDNRSLSEIPDGCFEGMKSLKVLDLRNTNIVSIPSSFSWLTEQLRVLHLNVVEFSLDLSLVWSMKKLEILDLSGSNIRILPQEIGGLTNLKSLDLSRNSWLIIPPKVLSRLSRLEELHVLESFGEWEVDEGSKRDGSSKACLSKVASLTRLTRVELVVSNIECLMSSNTPISLQLQLGAQNLTHFCILCSFNPMQVEFARREYDIPIEGNYEATMLFLEIKIPNKLSNWGKVLLGRTERVILYDYHGPKSIYSQLSGQGSGLNNLRYLRVISCEDVEHILIVDHHHHHHQVEEGVVPAPIIAFNRLEVLWLDNLQNLRKICHGPFQKGTLENLRILSIWGCHNLKHIFQMSMAQGLPQLEEIEIGYCNDIEEIFMKNEGGEDKEEKGKVVAVVVLPRLRIL from the coding sequence ATGAATGAAGCCagaaataggttgcatacggtgCTGGACACACTTAAGCGGTCAAGTTTGTTGTTAAATGTTGACAATCCTACAAGAAATGGGTGTGTTAGAATGCACGATATCGTTCGAGATGTGGCCATTTGGATTGCATCACATGAAGACCAACATGGCTTTGTTGTAAAAGCTGGAAGTGGACTGGAGGAGTGGCCAAATATGGAGAACCTGAGAAATTGCAAGCAACTTTCGCTAatgcaaaatgaaataaataagtTCCCCGAACAGATGGGTTATTGCTCCCAACTTGGGACTATATCATTACGGGATAATCGATCTCTGAGTGAAATCCCTGATGGATGTTTTGAGGGTATGAAATCACTCAAAGTTCTAGATCTCCGAAACACAAATATTGTTTCAATACCATCGTCATTCTCATGGTTAACGGAGCAGCTTCGAGTGTTACATCTAAATGTGGTGGAGTTTTCTTTAGATTTGTCATTGGTTTGGAGTATGAAGAAACTTGAAATACTCGACCTAAGTGGCTCCAACATAAGGATTTTACCACAAGAAATAGGAGGATTGACAAATCTAAAGTCCTTGGATTTGTCAAGAAACTCTTGGTTGATTATTCCCCCAAAAGTCCTGTCCAGGTTATCTCGCTTAGAAGAACTCCATGTATTGGAAAGCTTTGGTGAGTGGGAGGTCGATGAAGGATCAAAAAGAGATGGTAGTAGTAAGGCTTGTTTGTCTAAGGTGGCATCCTTGACTCGTTTGACAAGGGTTGAATTAGTGGTATCAAACATAGAATGCCTCATGAGTTCCAACACCCCCATCTCATTGCAATTGCAATTGGGTGCACAAAACTTGAcccatttttgtattttgtgcTCATTCAATCCAATGCAGGTGGAATTTGCAAGAAGGGAATATGATATCCCCATTGAAGGTAATTATGAAGCTACGATGTTATTTTTGGAAATAAAAATCCCTAATAAACTTTCCAATTGGGGTAAGGTGTTGTTGGGACGAACAGAGCGTGTAATTCTTTATGACTACCATGGTCCAAAGTCCATTTATTCACAACTTAGTGGACAGGGGAGTGGTCTAAACAACTTGCGATATCTCAGAGTTATATCATGCGAGGATGTGGAGCATATTTTGATTgttgatcatcatcatcatcatcatcaggtaGAAGAAGGGGTTGTCCCGGCCCCTATAATCGCATTCAACAGGTTGGAAGTATTATGGTTGGATAACTTACAGAACTTGAGGAAAATCTGTCATGGACCTTTTCAAAAGGGAACCCTGGAGAACCTAAGGATCCTAAGTATTTGGGGTTGTCACAATTTGAAGCACATCTTTCAAATGAGTATGGCTCAGGGTCTCCCACAATtagaagaaattgaaattggttATTGCAATGATATAGAGGAAATATTTATGAAGAATGAAGGCGGAGAAGACAAGGAGGAGAAGGGtaaggtggtggcggtggtggtgctTCCTCGATTAAGGATTCTTTGA